The following are from one region of the Yoonia sp. R2331 genome:
- a CDS encoding threonine/serine dehydratase, translating to MFDLDKISAASARLQGVALETPVLPLASDRWQGLPKANVTLKLELFQQAGSFKARGAYLGIQALTPAERAAGVVAASGGNHALAVSWAARAAGIAAQITMPRATDPERIRLCQAMGATVTLHDDMAAAFAEMERIAATGATLMHPFEAQHMILGATTCGAEFLAQAPQIDTLVVPVGGGGLIAGMALAFKLLRPSGQVIGVEPNGADSTTRSLLAGHPVVLDKVDTIADSLGSPKALPLSFGVAADHVDRMVQIDDNAMREAMRDYADVLRIIAEPACAASLAAIKGPLGDDLKGRNVGIIACGSNIGMARYQALLS from the coding sequence ATGTTTGACTTGGACAAGATTTCTGCCGCGTCGGCGCGTCTGCAAGGCGTCGCGCTGGAAACGCCCGTGCTGCCGCTTGCGTCTGATCGCTGGCAGGGGCTGCCAAAGGCTAACGTTACGCTGAAGTTGGAGTTGTTCCAGCAGGCCGGGTCGTTCAAGGCGCGCGGGGCATATCTGGGCATTCAGGCGCTGACCCCAGCAGAGCGCGCAGCGGGCGTGGTCGCGGCCAGTGGTGGTAATCACGCACTGGCGGTCAGCTGGGCTGCGCGTGCGGCAGGGATTGCTGCACAGATCACCATGCCCCGCGCCACCGATCCAGAGCGCATTCGCCTGTGTCAAGCGATGGGCGCGACCGTTACCCTGCATGACGACATGGCCGCCGCCTTTGCCGAGATGGAGCGGATCGCGGCAACTGGTGCGACCCTCATGCACCCATTCGAAGCACAGCACATGATTCTGGGGGCGACCACCTGCGGCGCCGAATTTCTGGCCCAGGCCCCCCAGATTGACACGCTTGTGGTGCCCGTTGGCGGCGGAGGGCTGATCGCGGGCATGGCGTTGGCGTTCAAACTTTTGCGGCCTTCGGGTCAGGTGATTGGCGTGGAGCCAAACGGCGCGGACAGTACGACACGCAGCCTTCTGGCTGGGCACCCGGTGGTGCTCGACAAAGTCGACACCATCGCCGACAGCCTCGGGTCACCCAAGGCGCTGCCGCTCTCCTTTGGTGTCGCCGCGGACCACGTCGACCGCATGGTGCAGATTGACGACAATGCGATGCGCGAAGCCATGCGCGACTATGCCGATGTGCTGCGCATCATTGCCGAACCCGCTTGTGCCGCGTCACTGGCCGCGATCAAGGGCCCCTTGGGCGACGATCTAAAGGGACGAAACGTGGGGATCATCGCCTGCGGATCCAACATCGGCATGGCGCGCTATCAGGCGCTGCTCAGTTAG
- a CDS encoding TIGR00730 family Rossman fold protein yields MSDFQHSVCVYCGSRDGTDPAYAEAADAVGQMLAKDHLRLVYGAGDVGLMGRVARATQAAGGVTFGVIPTHLLDWEVGKRDLDSFVITETMHERKKVMIMNADAVVVLPGGAGSLDEFFEAVTWRQLGLHKKPIYLLNINGFWDPLIGLLDHIVQQGFAGEDVLASVQVQPDVPALQAALTRDLAA; encoded by the coding sequence ATGTCCGATTTCCAACACTCTGTCTGTGTTTACTGCGGATCACGCGATGGCACGGACCCGGCCTATGCTGAAGCAGCGGATGCCGTCGGCCAGATGCTGGCCAAAGATCACCTGCGGCTGGTCTATGGCGCGGGTGATGTAGGGCTGATGGGGCGCGTGGCACGGGCCACGCAGGCCGCAGGTGGCGTGACCTTTGGCGTGATCCCGACCCATCTTCTGGATTGGGAGGTCGGCAAGCGCGATCTGGACAGTTTTGTGATCACCGAAACGATGCACGAACGCAAAAAGGTGATGATTATGAACGCGGATGCGGTTGTCGTTCTGCCCGGCGGCGCCGGGTCACTGGATGAATTCTTTGAAGCCGTCACCTGGCGGCAGTTGGGTCTGCACAAGAAGCCGATCTATTTGTTGAATATCAACGGTTTCTGGGACCCGCTGATCGGTCTGCTTGATCACATCGTGCAACAGGGGTTCGCAGGTGAGGATGTGCTGGCTTCTGTGCAGGTGCAACCGGATGTCCCTGCCCTGCAAGCCGCATTGACGCGGGATCTGGCGGCCTAA
- a CDS encoding LysM peptidoglycan-binding domain-containing protein: MASNGLQLGLGALAAAAVGVVFVLLVPGPDRPTPDDATTPVIATPAEEGAPATEDAAAQVERATPPAESETTTETAEAEPPRIEQLRMAPDGFGSVSGVAEPGQVIDVLVSGDAVERVTADANGKFATALALDPSPQPRRLSLMGDPDGARLPSTGQFFVQAIADPLAAPAEEDSQDTPVVVGAVTAPEPEADSVAAMADDATVDPQATENTAAAPTEDVAIDVTQDDPPTPDTEDTTVAVAETTTVPTPAPAPDAVAEPAPEPDTQVTDVAAAAPQDTQAAEPQPNATPETPTIIVADQDGVRVVQDDRAPDVMSAIALDTITYDPAGDVTLAGRAVGAGFVRVYVDNRPVTTSRIAEGAWRTDLPDVDTGIYTLRIDEVDADGTVVSRIETPFKREEPEAVAAVMAEDTAQDGFDVAVRTVQPGATLWAIAQEEMGEGIMYVAVYEANRDLIRDPDLIFPGQVFRIPQLDE; encoded by the coding sequence ATGGCATCGAACGGGCTTCAGCTTGGGCTGGGCGCTTTGGCGGCTGCGGCGGTTGGCGTCGTGTTTGTCCTGCTTGTGCCGGGGCCGGATCGGCCGACGCCGGACGATGCGACGACCCCTGTCATCGCAACCCCTGCGGAGGAGGGAGCACCCGCGACCGAGGACGCCGCCGCCCAAGTCGAACGGGCCACACCTCCCGCAGAATCCGAGACCACAACAGAAACGGCTGAGGCAGAACCTCCGCGAATTGAACAGTTGCGCATGGCCCCCGACGGCTTTGGCAGTGTTTCCGGTGTGGCAGAGCCGGGTCAGGTGATTGACGTGCTGGTGTCCGGCGATGCGGTGGAGCGGGTTACCGCAGATGCCAATGGCAAGTTTGCCACCGCCCTGGCCCTTGATCCCTCACCCCAGCCGCGCCGCCTGTCATTGATGGGGGACCCTGACGGCGCACGCCTCCCCTCGACGGGCCAGTTCTTCGTTCAGGCCATCGCTGATCCGCTGGCCGCGCCCGCCGAGGAAGATTCGCAAGATACCCCCGTTGTTGTCGGCGCGGTGACTGCGCCTGAACCCGAGGCGGACAGCGTCGCCGCAATGGCGGATGACGCGACCGTAGACCCTCAGGCGACCGAAAACACCGCAGCGGCACCGACTGAGGACGTCGCCATTGACGTCACCCAGGATGATCCGCCCACGCCCGACACAGAAGACACGACCGTCGCAGTGGCAGAGACGACGACAGTGCCGACCCCCGCTCCGGCACCCGATGCGGTGGCCGAACCCGCACCGGAACCCGATACGCAAGTCACAGACGTTGCCGCTGCTGCGCCGCAGGATACGCAGGCCGCCGAACCACAACCCAACGCCACACCAGAAACACCGACCATCATCGTGGCCGATCAAGACGGGGTCAGGGTGGTGCAGGACGACCGCGCGCCTGATGTCATGTCAGCGATTGCGCTTGATACGATCACTTATGACCCCGCTGGCGATGTCACACTCGCCGGGCGCGCTGTAGGGGCGGGCTTTGTCCGCGTCTATGTCGACAATCGACCGGTCACGACCTCGCGCATCGCCGAAGGCGCGTGGCGGACCGATCTGCCGGATGTGGATACCGGCATCTACACGCTGCGCATTGACGAGGTTGATGCTGATGGCACCGTGGTGTCGCGGATCGAAACGCCGTTCAAACGCGAAGAGCCGGAAGCCGTTGCTGCCGTCATGGCAGAGGACACCGCCCAGGACGGGTTTGACGTGGCCGTGCGCACGGTGCAGCCGGGGGCCACGCTCTGGGCCATCGCGCAGGAAGAGATGGGAGAGGGGATCATGTATGTCGCTGTTTATGAGGCGAACCGCGACCTGATCCGCGACCCCGATCTGATCTTTCCCGGTCAGGTCTTTCGCATCCCACAACTTGATGAATGA
- a CDS encoding ABC transporter ATP-binding protein/permease translates to MRRLTKTNANLEDTARVQGWMVLRRVVPYLWPEGQTWVKRRVVAAILVLLLSKVIAVTTPVLYKQAVDALAPEGADPATFLALGAVGLTLAYGFARLMTVGFQQLRDVIFTRVGQRALRTLARETFTHIHRLSMRYHITRKTGGLSRVIERGVKGVDFLLRFLLFSIGPLVLELLMISVILFFLFDVWYLAVVVLTIALYVWFTFAVTEWRVKIRKVMNDQDTDANQKAIDSLLNFETVKYFGAEKWEADRYDRAMEAYEGAAIRTNYSLAFLNFGQSLLITGGLVAVMVMAAMGVQRGDLTVGDFVMVNAYMIQITMPLNFLGTVYREIRQALIDMGDMFDLLEQPPEVQDKQGAKVLKVQGGAVRLNDVVFGYDAERPILKGINISVEPGETVAIVGSSGSGKSTIGRLLFRFYDVGSGSLTVDGQDVRDVTQESLHAQIGVVPQDTVLFNDTVHYNIAYGRPSATEGEIREAARAAKIHDFIMSLPDGYDTTVGERGLKLSGGEKQRVGIARTLLKNPPILLLDEATSALDTETEMEIQAELKAMGEGRTVITIAHRLSTIADADRIVVLEDGVVVEQGKHDALLASDGRYAHLWNRQADEDVPA, encoded by the coding sequence ATGCGTCGCCTCACCAAAACCAATGCCAATCTGGAAGATACCGCCCGTGTGCAAGGCTGGATGGTGCTGCGCCGGGTCGTGCCCTATCTCTGGCCCGAGGGTCAGACGTGGGTCAAACGTCGCGTCGTTGCGGCCATTCTGGTCCTGTTACTGTCCAAGGTGATCGCGGTCACCACCCCTGTGCTTTACAAGCAAGCGGTGGACGCGCTGGCCCCTGAAGGTGCCGACCCGGCCACCTTTCTGGCACTTGGGGCGGTTGGACTGACGCTGGCCTATGGCTTTGCGCGGCTGATGACGGTGGGCTTTCAACAGCTGCGTGACGTCATCTTTACACGCGTCGGCCAGCGCGCCTTGCGGACGCTGGCGCGCGAAACCTTTACCCATATTCATCGCCTCTCGATGCGCTATCACATCACCCGCAAGACGGGCGGCCTAAGCCGGGTAATCGAACGCGGCGTGAAAGGTGTGGATTTCCTGTTGCGGTTCCTTTTGTTCAGCATAGGGCCGCTGGTGCTGGAACTGCTGATGATTTCGGTCATCCTTTTTTTCCTGTTCGACGTCTGGTATCTGGCGGTCGTTGTTCTGACCATCGCACTTTATGTCTGGTTCACCTTTGCCGTGACCGAATGGCGCGTGAAAATCCGCAAGGTGATGAACGATCAGGACACCGACGCCAACCAAAAGGCGATCGACAGTTTGCTGAACTTTGAGACGGTCAAATATTTCGGGGCCGAGAAATGGGAAGCCGACCGCTATGACCGCGCAATGGAGGCTTATGAAGGTGCAGCAATCCGCACCAATTACTCGCTCGCCTTCCTGAACTTTGGTCAATCTCTGCTGATCACCGGGGGGCTTGTGGCCGTAATGGTGATGGCTGCGATGGGCGTGCAGCGGGGTGACCTGACAGTGGGCGATTTCGTGATGGTCAACGCCTATATGATCCAGATCACCATGCCACTGAACTTTCTGGGCACCGTCTATCGCGAGATCCGGCAGGCCTTGATCGACATGGGCGACATGTTCGATTTGTTGGAGCAACCGCCCGAAGTGCAGGACAAACAAGGTGCCAAGGTTCTAAAAGTGCAAGGCGGTGCGGTGCGTCTGAATGATGTGGTCTTTGGCTATGACGCGGAACGCCCCATCCTGAAAGGCATCAACATTTCAGTCGAACCGGGCGAGACGGTGGCGATTGTCGGCTCCTCCGGCTCTGGCAAGTCTACCATAGGACGGCTGCTCTTCCGGTTCTATGATGTCGGCAGCGGGTCGCTCACGGTTGACGGACAAGACGTGCGCGACGTCACTCAGGAAAGCCTGCACGCCCAAATCGGCGTGGTGCCGCAGGACACGGTGCTGTTCAACGACACGGTGCACTACAACATCGCCTATGGTCGGCCCTCTGCTACAGAAGGCGAAATCCGCGAAGCCGCCCGCGCGGCAAAAATCCACGACTTCATCATGTCGCTGCCCGATGGGTACGACACAACCGTCGGCGAGCGCGGGTTGAAACTGTCTGGCGGTGAAAAGCAACGGGTCGGCATTGCCCGGACCTTGCTGAAGAACCCCCCGATCCTGCTGTTAGACGAAGCGACAAGCGCGCTCGACACCGAAACCGAAATGGAAATCCAGGCAGAGCTGAAAGCGATGGGCGAGGGGCGGACCGTGATCACCATCGCGCACCGGCTGTCGACGATTGCGGACGCCGACCGGATTGTCGTGCTCGAAGATGGTGTCGTGGTGGAACAGGGCAAACACGATGCGCTGCTCGCCTCGGATGGTCGTTATGCGCACCTGTGGAACCGGCAGGCCGACGAAGACGTGCCAGCCTGA
- a CDS encoding multidrug effflux MFS transporter: MTLFRAALVLGLLSAVGPFAIDMYLPALPAIAESLGAEISAVQWTLTAYFIAFGLSQLFYGPWADQVGRKTPLYVGLVIFIAGSIGCALAPNIATLIAFRALQGVGGAVLMVVPRAIIRDLHTGTQATRLMAMVMLVISVSPMLAPLAGAGLITLGDWRLIFWVLCGAAALSLLITSQALPETLAAQDRIPVNLRSLIAGCKVLIRDPIFMGLTFIGGFGFASFMVFIASASFVYTDQFGLTPTGFSIAFAINAIGFFGASQAAGPLGERLGILPVMRWAVIGFASATMILLSVTLAGGGSLVVIVAGLFCANACLGLIIPTTMVMALDGHGRIAGLASSLGGTFQMLAGGLMVAATGPFFDGTATPMVAAIALCAVLALCLALVTFRRMAAAG, translated from the coding sequence ATGACCTTGTTTCGCGCCGCCCTTGTGCTGGGCCTGTTGTCGGCTGTTGGCCCCTTTGCCATCGACATGTATCTGCCCGCTTTGCCGGCCATCGCAGAAAGCCTTGGGGCCGAGATTTCGGCCGTGCAGTGGACGCTGACGGCCTATTTCATTGCCTTTGGCCTGTCGCAGCTTTTCTATGGCCCATGGGCCGATCAGGTGGGTCGCAAGACCCCACTTTATGTTGGTTTGGTGATCTTTATCGCAGGCAGCATTGGCTGCGCGCTGGCCCCCAACATTGCGACCCTGATCGCCTTTCGCGCGCTGCAGGGTGTTGGCGGTGCGGTCCTGATGGTGGTGCCGCGCGCGATCATCCGCGACTTGCATACCGGCACACAGGCCACGCGGCTGATGGCGATGGTGATGTTGGTGATCTCCGTCTCTCCCATGCTTGCGCCGCTTGCGGGCGCCGGGCTGATCACGCTGGGCGATTGGCGGCTGATCTTCTGGGTGCTCTGCGGTGCGGCCGCGCTCAGCCTCCTGATCACATCGCAAGCACTGCCAGAAACACTGGCGGCACAGGACCGCATCCCGGTCAACCTGCGGTCCCTGATAGCGGGCTGCAAAGTGCTGATCCGCGACCCGATCTTCATGGGGCTGACCTTCATCGGTGGCTTTGGCTTTGCCAGCTTCATGGTTTTCATCGCCAGCGCATCCTTCGTCTACACCGACCAGTTCGGGCTGACGCCGACGGGGTTCAGCATCGCCTTTGCGATCAACGCCATCGGCTTTTTCGGCGCGTCTCAGGCGGCGGGTCCACTTGGCGAACGCCTTGGTATCCTGCCGGTCATGCGCTGGGCCGTGATCGGGTTTGCCTCAGCAACGATGATCCTGTTGTCTGTCACACTGGCGGGCGGTGGCAGCCTTGTGGTGATCGTGGCGGGGCTTTTCTGTGCCAATGCCTGCCTTGGGCTGATTATCCCGACGACGATGGTCATGGCGCTGGACGGTCATGGCCGGATCGCGGGCCTGGCTTCTTCCCTTGGCGGCACGTTCCAGATGTTGGCCGGTGGGCTGATGGTCGCGGCCACGGGCCCGTTCTTCGACGGCACAGCCACTCCAATGGTGGCCGCCATCGCCCTTTGTGCGGTGCTTGCGCTCTGTCTGGCGCTTGTGACGTTCCGGCGGATGGCCGCGGCGGGCTGA
- a CDS encoding efflux RND transporter permease subunit, translating into MTGLVDWAASRARMVLAFIALSLLAGGFAYVGLPKEGEPDIEIPAIFVSVPFPGISASDSESLLVKPMETELSDLDGLKTMSSTAAEGYAGVALEFEFGWDKTKILADIRDAMNKAQGSFPQGAENYSINEINFSEFPILIVNLTGDVPERTLLQVAKDLQDRIESLDAVLEAGLAGQRDEMLEVLIDPLKLESYNVTAGDLIGVVTNNNLLIAAGEVDSAQGSFAVKIPSSFNEAQDVYELPVKMNGDRVVTLGDIATIKLTFEDRIGTARFNGVNTVALQVVKRKGFNLIDTAELVRQEVAAEQASWPPELRAAIDVGTSNDQSTNVKSMVSQLEGSVLTAVALVMIVVLAALGTRPALLVGFAIPTSFLLCFAFLAVMGITISNIVMFGLILAVGMLVDGAIVVVEYADKRISEGSGPMQAYTEAAKRMFWPIISSTATTLCAFLPMLFWPGVPGQFMGMLPVTLIFVLAASLVVALIYLPVMGGVTGRFSRLIGQMSDGLRSRLPWVIRAALVPVALMMVFVGAMMTLNPGYLAGEAVQSGGFGDSLPGIALFLFGAVFASVVMGAAQIQRRAKKVRVGKRRTPFGYFMSFVTGNPIMPLVTIAGVIAFVMYTFSYFGANNNGVEFFVETEPEQAIVYVQARGNLSITEKDRLVKQVEDVVNRHPGVESAFAFAGDGGLNSNTGGAEGPADAIGQVQLELTRWEDRKDNPDLDGNRVIADLEEDLRDIPGIRYEVLNLAMGPASAKPVHLRLKSDNWEELLEGMAIARAQFDATTGLTQVEDTLPLPGIDWQIDVDVEKAGRFGADVATVGGMVQLVTRGILLDTMRVDSSDEEIDIRARLPAQDRVLSTLDTLRVRTNAGLVPLSNFITRTPVPKLAQINRVDQKRYFDVKAGVAGELVKLTDTETEEYRIIPAADYDADSSLKDQVTGGDLRMEVVTPNERIAVLTEWLETGPLPPSISYEWTGDQADQAESQAFLQTAFAGALGLMFIILLAQFNSFYNAMLVLMAVVLSTAGVLWGMIIMDQPFSIIMTGTGIVALAGIVVNNNIILIDTYQEYSQYMPRKEAIVRTAQARIRPVLLTTITTMAGLAPMMFGLSLDFFGGGYSIDSPTALWWKQLATAVVFGLGIATMLTLVFTPSMLAVRVWVSTYAIWIARLLARLSMGRSSRAAQDWALRRQAKKVKAPEFIWTEDPFPVPDPVATPLRAAE; encoded by the coding sequence ATGACCGGATTAGTTGATTGGGCCGCATCACGCGCCCGCATGGTGTTGGCGTTTATCGCCCTGTCCTTGTTGGCGGGCGGTTTCGCCTATGTGGGCCTGCCCAAAGAGGGTGAGCCGGACATCGAAATCCCGGCGATCTTTGTGTCGGTCCCCTTCCCCGGCATCTCAGCCAGCGACAGCGAAAGCCTGCTGGTCAAGCCGATGGAAACAGAGCTGTCGGACCTTGATGGGTTGAAAACCATGTCGTCGACCGCCGCCGAGGGCTATGCCGGTGTCGCGCTGGAGTTCGAATTTGGCTGGGACAAAACCAAGATCCTGGCTGATATCCGCGATGCCATGAACAAGGCGCAAGGCTCGTTTCCACAAGGGGCCGAAAATTACTCGATCAACGAAATCAACTTTTCCGAATTCCCGATTCTGATCGTGAACTTGACGGGCGACGTGCCCGAGCGGACGCTGTTGCAGGTCGCCAAGGATTTGCAGGATCGGATCGAGAGTCTGGATGCAGTGCTGGAGGCCGGTCTGGCCGGTCAGCGCGACGAGATGCTGGAAGTGCTGATCGATCCGCTGAAGCTGGAAAGCTATAACGTCACCGCCGGTGATCTGATCGGCGTGGTGACCAACAACAACCTGCTGATCGCAGCCGGTGAAGTGGACAGCGCGCAGGGGAGCTTTGCGGTCAAGATCCCGTCGTCCTTTAACGAAGCACAAGATGTTTACGAACTGCCGGTGAAGATGAACGGCGACCGCGTCGTGACGCTGGGCGATATCGCCACGATCAAGCTGACGTTTGAGGACCGGATCGGCACGGCCCGCTTTAACGGGGTCAACACGGTGGCGCTGCAGGTGGTCAAGCGCAAAGGGTTCAATCTGATCGACACCGCAGAGCTGGTCCGGCAGGAGGTTGCGGCTGAACAAGCCTCTTGGCCGCCAGAGTTGCGTGCCGCGATTGATGTAGGCACCTCGAACGACCAATCGACCAACGTCAAATCCATGGTCAGCCAGTTGGAAGGCTCTGTCCTGACGGCGGTGGCACTGGTGATGATCGTGGTGCTGGCAGCCCTTGGCACGCGGCCTGCCCTGTTGGTGGGCTTTGCTATTCCGACGTCGTTCCTGCTGTGCTTTGCCTTTCTGGCCGTCATGGGGATCACGATTTCCAATATCGTGATGTTCGGCCTGATCCTGGCTGTGGGGATGCTGGTGGACGGCGCGATTGTGGTGGTGGAATACGCCGACAAGCGCATTTCCGAAGGGTCTGGCCCGATGCAGGCCTATACAGAGGCCGCCAAGCGGATGTTCTGGCCGATCATTTCGTCAACTGCCACAACGCTATGCGCGTTCCTGCCAATGCTCTTCTGGCCCGGTGTTCCGGGGCAATTCATGGGCATGTTGCCGGTCACACTGATCTTTGTGCTGGCCGCATCGCTTGTCGTCGCGCTGATATACCTGCCCGTCATGGGGGGCGTCACGGGCCGGTTCAGCCGCCTGATCGGTCAGATGTCTGACGGTTTGCGCAGCCGGTTGCCTTGGGTGATCCGCGCCGCGCTGGTCCCCGTCGCCCTGATGATGGTGTTCGTCGGCGCGATGATGACGCTGAACCCCGGCTATCTGGCGGGTGAGGCTGTGCAATCGGGCGGCTTTGGCGACAGCCTGCCAGGGATTGCGCTATTCCTCTTTGGCGCGGTTTTCGCATCTGTCGTGATGGGGGCTGCGCAAATCCAACGCCGGGCGAAGAAGGTTCGTGTCGGCAAGCGCCGCACACCTTTCGGCTATTTCATGAGCTTTGTGACCGGCAATCCGATCATGCCGCTGGTGACGATTGCCGGTGTGATCGCCTTTGTGATGTATACGTTCAGCTACTTTGGTGCCAACAACAACGGCGTCGAATTCTTCGTCGAGACAGAGCCTGAGCAGGCGATTGTCTATGTGCAGGCCCGGGGCAACCTGTCGATCACCGAAAAGGACCGGCTGGTCAAACAGGTCGAAGACGTGGTGAACCGCCATCCCGGCGTTGAAAGTGCCTTTGCCTTTGCCGGTGACGGCGGCTTGAATTCGAACACCGGCGGGGCCGAAGGGCCTGCTGATGCCATCGGACAGGTGCAGCTAGAGCTGACCCGCTGGGAGGACCGCAAGGATAACCCCGATCTGGACGGCAACCGTGTGATCGCGGACCTCGAAGAAGACCTGCGCGACATTCCCGGCATCCGTTATGAGGTGCTGAACCTCGCGATGGGCCCCGCCTCTGCCAAGCCGGTGCATCTGCGGCTGAAGTCGGACAATTGGGAAGAATTGCTGGAAGGCATGGCCATTGCGCGCGCGCAGTTTGACGCCACCACGGGCCTGACCCAGGTTGAGGATACCCTGCCCCTGCCCGGTATCGACTGGCAGATTGACGTGGATGTCGAGAAGGCCGGGCGGTTTGGCGCGGATGTGGCGACCGTGGGCGGCATGGTGCAACTGGTGACCCGTGGTATCCTGCTGGACACGATGCGCGTCGATAGCTCTGACGAGGAAATCGACATTCGCGCCCGCCTGCCCGCGCAGGACCGGGTGCTGTCCACGCTGGACACATTGCGGGTGCGCACGAATGCGGGCCTTGTGCCACTGTCGAATTTCATCACTCGCACGCCGGTCCCGAAGCTCGCGCAGATCAACCGGGTTGATCAAAAGCGTTATTTTGACGTCAAAGCGGGTGTTGCAGGTGAATTGGTCAAGCTGACCGATACCGAGACAGAGGAATACCGGATCATCCCGGCCGCCGACTATGATGCCGACAGCAGCCTGAAGGATCAGGTCACTGGCGGCGATCTGCGGATGGAAGTCGTGACCCCCAATGAGCGGATCGCGGTGCTGACCGAATGGTTGGAAACCGGTCCCCTGCCACCCTCGATCAGCTATGAATGGACCGGCGATCAGGCCGATCAGGCCGAAAGTCAGGCGTTCCTGCAAACAGCCTTTGCCGGTGCGCTGGGGTTGATGTTCATCATCCTGCTGGCGCAGTTCAATTCGTTCTACAATGCGATGCTGGTGCTCATGGCGGTGGTGCTGTCCACGGCTGGCGTGCTCTGGGGCATGATCATCATGGATCAGCCGTTTTCGATCATCATGACCGGGACGGGCATTGTGGCGCTCGCCGGGATCGTGGTGAACAACAACATCATCCTGATTGATACCTATCAGGAATACAGCCAATACATGCCCCGCAAAGAGGCGATCGTGCGCACAGCGCAGGCCCGTATCCGGCCCGTGTTGCTGACCACGATCACCACGATGGCGGGTCTGGCACCGATGATGTTCGGCCTCAGCCTTGATTTCTTTGGTGGCGGCTATTCCATCGACAGCCCGACGGCCCTTTGGTGGAAGCAGTTGGCGACCGCCGTGGTCTTTGGCCTTGGGATTGCCACCATGCTGACGCTGGTCTTCACCCCGTCGATGCTGGCTGTGCGGGTCTGGGTGTCGACCTATGCGATCTGGATTGCGCGGCTTCTGGCGCGCTTGTCGATGGGTCGGTCCAGCCGCGCGGCACAGGACTGGGCGTTGCGGCGGCAGGCCAAGAAGGTCAAAGCGCCAGAATTCATCTGGACCGAAGACCCGTTCCCCGTGCCTGACCCGGTGGCCACACCGCTGCGCGCGGCTGAATAG
- a CDS encoding efflux RND transporter periplasmic adaptor subunit yields MRLVSIITAILVTGGLYLLVFERELLLQFASDTPLAAPAEASEGDAPEAEVAMAEAEPDIDTSDADPDLVRVVALASEARTIESAVILRGRTEAARQVTVASETSGQVISEPLRKGAFVNAGDMMCRLDPGTREASLAETRARLTEARGRVPEAEAALAEANARVREAEINVNAARKLSEDGFASETRLVSAEAVAEAAAAGIQRANSSLASAEAGIEAAAAAVAAAEREITRLTITAPFAGLLETDTAELGSLMQPGSPCATIIQLDPIKLVGFVPEANVNKVVVGASAQARINSDDVVTGRVTFLSRSADDTTRTFRVEIEVPNADLAIRDGQTVEIVVAADGRTAHLIPQSALTLNDDGVLGVRTVDAGNVARFMPVIMIRDTAEGVWVADLPDQVNIITIGQEFVIDGVTVAPTFSEAGG; encoded by the coding sequence ATGCGATTGGTGTCAATAATTACCGCAATTCTGGTCACCGGTGGCCTGTATCTTCTGGTATTTGAGCGTGAGCTTTTGTTGCAATTTGCCAGCGATACGCCGCTGGCAGCCCCGGCAGAGGCCAGCGAAGGCGATGCGCCAGAGGCCGAGGTCGCGATGGCAGAGGCGGAACCCGACATCGACACGTCCGACGCTGACCCCGACCTGGTGCGCGTCGTGGCCCTAGCATCTGAGGCACGCACGATCGAAAGCGCGGTTATCCTGCGTGGCAGGACGGAAGCCGCGCGTCAGGTGACAGTTGCTTCCGAAACCTCTGGTCAGGTGATTTCAGAGCCGCTGCGCAAGGGCGCCTTTGTTAACGCTGGCGACATGATGTGCCGCCTTGACCCCGGCACCCGCGAGGCATCGTTGGCCGAAACACGCGCCCGGCTGACCGAAGCCCGGGGCCGCGTGCCAGAGGCGGAAGCCGCCTTGGCAGAGGCAAACGCCCGTGTGCGCGAGGCTGAAATCAACGTCAACGCCGCCCGCAAGCTCAGTGAAGATGGCTTTGCTTCTGAGACCCGGTTGGTCAGTGCCGAGGCTGTGGCCGAAGCTGCTGCCGCAGGCATCCAACGCGCCAATTCCTCGCTTGCCTCTGCCGAGGCGGGTATTGAAGCCGCCGCCGCCGCAGTGGCCGCGGCCGAGCGTGAGATTACCCGCCTGACGATCACCGCGCCGTTTGCGGGTCTGTTGGAAACGGACACCGCAGAGTTGGGGTCGTTGATGCAGCCCGGCAGCCCCTGCGCGACGATCATCCAGCTTGATCCGATCAAGTTGGTGGGTTTTGTGCCAGAGGCCAATGTGAACAAGGTTGTGGTTGGTGCCTCTGCGCAGGCGCGGATCAATAGCGATGATGTGGTCACGGGACGGGTGACGTTCCTGTCACGCTCTGCTGATGACACAACGCGTACCTTCCGTGTCGAAATTGAGGTGCCAAACGCCGATCTGGCGATCCGCGATGGACAGACGGTGGAAATCGTCGTGGCCGCTGATGGCCGCACTGCGCATCTGATCCCGCAAAGCGCATTGACGCTGAACGATGATGGTGTGCTGGGCGTGCGGACGGTGGATGCGGGCAATGTGGCCCGATTCATGCCAGTCATAATGATCCGCGACACCGCCGAAGGGGTTTGGGTCGCGGACCTGCCGGATCAAGTGAACATCATCACCATCGGTCAGGAGTTTGTCATAGATGGTGTGACTGTTGCCCCCACATTTAGCGAGGCAGGCGGATGA